Proteins encoded in a region of the Clostridium butyricum genome:
- a CDS encoding polysaccharide deacetylase family protein, giving the protein MRYKPRRNKNKAKNIYKTKIIILCTSIALLVIAGSAVMAQRFISYIDTVQAKDDQIVLNDKNNNKDNDNGDSDNKNSNQVSSENSDIPHDSPEFVQKYLDQQMKGQMPDGADGVKVVYLTFDDGPSETVTPQILDVLKSENVHGTFFVLGKAVDSSAENKELIKRTISEGNAIGIHSYSHNYNYLYPNKIVNVDNFKGEVERTDASLKKVLGDDFSTKAIRLPGGHMTWKGTEPLDKYFKENGYSYIDWNALSKDAEGPKKNADQLVQQVIETSGNKQKVVLLMHDTYGKEETAKSLTNIIRHFKDNGYEFRVIK; this is encoded by the coding sequence ATGAGGTACAAACCAAGACGTAACAAAAATAAGGCAAAAAATATTTATAAGACAAAAATAATTATTTTATGTACGAGTATAGCTCTTTTAGTAATTGCAGGTAGTGCAGTAATGGCTCAGAGATTTATTTCATATATAGATACTGTACAAGCAAAAGACGATCAGATTGTTTTAAATGATAAGAACAATAACAAGGATAATGATAATGGAGATTCAGATAATAAAAATTCTAATCAGGTAAGTTCAGAGAATTCTGATATACCACATGATAGTCCAGAATTTGTTCAAAAATATTTAGATCAGCAAATGAAAGGTCAAATGCCAGATGGTGCTGATGGTGTTAAAGTTGTATATCTTACTTTTGATGATGGACCATCAGAAACTGTCACACCTCAGATTTTAGATGTTCTTAAATCTGAGAATGTACATGGAACTTTTTTTGTTCTTGGAAAAGCTGTTGATTCAAGCGCTGAGAATAAGGAACTTATAAAAAGAACTATTTCAGAAGGTAATGCTATAGGTATTCACAGTTATTCACATAATTATAATTATTTATATCCAAATAAAATTGTTAATGTGGATAACTTTAAAGGCGAAGTGGAAAGAACTGATGCATCTTTGAAAAAGGTATTAGGAGATGATTTTTCTACTAAGGCTATAAGGCTTCCAGGGGGTCATATGACATGGAAGGGTACAGAACCTTTAGATAAATATTTTAAAGAAAATGGATACAGTTATATTGACTGGAATGCATTATCTAAAGATGCAGAAGGTCCTAAAAAAAATGCTGATCAATTAGTTCAACAAGTAATTGAAACATCTGGAAATAAACAAAAAGTTGTTTTATTGATGCATGATACTTATGGTAAAGAAGAAACAGCTAAATCATTAACTAATATAATTCGTCATTTTAAAGATAATGGATATGAATTTAGAGTTATAAAATAA
- a CDS encoding sigma-70 family RNA polymerase sigma factor translates to MLAILKRKKVEKYIIENREYYYRLAYSYVKNEADSLDVIQESIIKALISIESLKEIEKVKSWFYKIVIRTSIDYIRKNKKYNDMIDISEIINNGKSDQYKDLDLYKALDELDETYKTIIILRYFEDMKINDIADILDENPNTVKTRLYAGLKKLKIDIGEC, encoded by the coding sequence GTGCTTGCAATTTTAAAAAGAAAAAAAGTGGAAAAATATATAATAGAAAATAGAGAGTATTATTATAGATTAGCTTATTCTTATGTGAAAAATGAAGCTGATTCACTAGATGTTATACAAGAATCAATTATTAAAGCTCTAATTTCAATTGAAAGTTTGAAGGAAATAGAAAAAGTAAAATCATGGTTTTATAAGATAGTTATTAGAACAAGTATTGACTATATAAGAAAGAATAAAAAATATAATGATATGATAGATATTTCTGAAATTATAAATAATGGTAAGTCAGATCAATATAAGGACTTAGATTTATATAAAGCATTAGATGAATTAGATGAAACATATAAAACAATTATAATTTTAAGATACTTTGAAGATATGAAGATAAATGATATTGCCGATATATTAGATGAAAATCCAAATACAGTTAAGACAAGATTATATGCAGGGTTAAAAAAATTAAAAATAGATATAGGGGAGTGTTAG
- a CDS encoding DUF3298 and DUF4163 domain-containing protein, whose amino-acid sequence MKNINDLKKEYMDIKIPENLDDVVKESIKKVDRKSIVNKKIIGSAAVLAIIFGINISPVFADVVSDIPIVGNIVKLVTVKNYTLKKNNVEADIKVPAIEGLENKQLEENLNKEFIENGKKIYEELIEEFPSINNQMKYVGSDYKIKADNDSFLSIEITKEEIQASSYTTKKHYTIDKNKQIVLTLPMLFEGENYIEEISNDIKAQMIENMKKDSNLIYFLESDENEEVIDSFDKIKENQDFYINNDGNLVICFDEYEVAPGYMGTLEFIISDKIFKK is encoded by the coding sequence ATGAAAAATATAAATGATTTAAAAAAGGAATATATGGATATAAAAATTCCTGAAAATCTTGATGATGTTGTAAAAGAGTCAATAAAAAAAGTCGATAGAAAAAGCATAGTTAATAAAAAAATTATAGGTTCAGCCGCAGTATTAGCAATTATATTTGGAATAAATATAAGTCCAGTATTCGCAGATGTAGTTTCAGATATTCCTATTGTAGGTAATATAGTGAAATTAGTTACAGTTAAAAATTATACATTAAAGAAAAATAATGTTGAAGCAGATATAAAAGTACCAGCAATAGAAGGTTTGGAAAATAAGCAATTAGAGGAAAATCTTAATAAAGAATTCATTGAAAATGGTAAAAAAATCTATGAAGAACTAATAGAAGAATTTCCATCAATAAATAATCAAATGAAGTATGTAGGTTCTGACTATAAAATAAAAGCAGATAATGATAGCTTCTTATCAATAGAAATAACTAAAGAAGAAATTCAGGCATCATCATATACAACAAAAAAGCATTATACAATAGATAAGAATAAGCAAATTGTACTTACATTACCTATGTTGTTTGAAGGTGAGAATTATATTGAAGAGATAAGTAATGATATAAAGGCTCAAATGATAGAGAATATGAAAAAAGACAGTAATTTAATATATTTTCTAGAATCTGATGAAAACGAAGAAGTTATAGACTCTTTTGATAAGATAAAAGAAAATCAGGATTTCTATATAAATAATGATGGAAATCTTGTTATATGTTTTGATGAATATGAAGTTGCTCCAGGTTATATGGGTACTTTAGAATTTATAATTTCAGATAAAATATTTAAAAAATAG
- a CDS encoding TldD/PmbA family protein, which translates to MLSKNIVSQVLAKCLITGGDFAEIFEDDSINNSISLVDGKVQDAIGGRSYGIGIRIFKGLKSVYAYTNNNSLNSLLETAYRAALALGDVKEEKSIVLSEKKIETIHPILYYPKDVQYERKISILKSAYNGAKNYNSDISQVISSYSDKEQSILIANTDGLYVEDKRIRTRLGVSAVASKENENQTGFQGPGRHMGIEMFETIDAEAAGIEAARIAHTMLHAKNCPAGNMTVAIDNGFGGVIFHEACGHALEATAVAKGNSVFAGKLGQKIASSKVTAIDDGTIPNAWGSLNIDDEGNKTQKNVLIENGILKGYMIDKLNGRRMNMEPTGSSRRQSYKYQPTSRMTNTYIASGTDKPEDIIKSIDNGLYAKKLGGGSVNPVTGEFNFSVQEGYLVKNGVIQEPVRGASLIGKGSDVLMEIDMVGDNLELAQGVCGSSSGSIPTNVGQPMIRVKNITVGGR; encoded by the coding sequence ATGTTATCTAAAAATATCGTTTCACAAGTTTTAGCTAAATGCTTAATAACAGGAGGAGACTTTGCAGAAATATTTGAAGATGATTCAATTAATAATTCTATATCATTAGTGGATGGTAAGGTTCAGGATGCTATAGGGGGAAGAAGTTATGGTATAGGAATAAGAATCTTTAAGGGATTAAAAAGTGTTTATGCATATACAAATAATAATAGCTTAAATAGTCTTTTAGAAACAGCATATAGAGCTGCTCTAGCATTAGGTGATGTAAAAGAAGAAAAGAGCATTGTGTTGTCAGAGAAAAAAATAGAGACAATACATCCGATACTTTATTATCCTAAAGATGTACAATATGAAAGAAAAATATCAATATTAAAGAGTGCATACAACGGAGCTAAGAATTATAATAGTGATATTTCACAAGTTATATCAAGCTATTCTGATAAAGAACAGAGTATATTAATAGCCAATACAGATGGATTATATGTTGAGGATAAAAGAATAAGAACAAGATTAGGAGTAAGTGCTGTAGCATCTAAGGAGAATGAAAATCAGACTGGATTTCAAGGTCCAGGAAGACACATGGGAATTGAGATGTTTGAAACTATTGATGCAGAAGCAGCAGGAATAGAAGCAGCGAGAATAGCTCATACAATGCTTCATGCAAAAAATTGCCCAGCAGGTAATATGACTGTAGCAATTGATAATGGGTTTGGAGGTGTAATATTCCATGAAGCATGCGGGCATGCATTGGAAGCTACAGCTGTTGCAAAAGGAAATTCAGTTTTTGCAGGAAAATTAGGTCAAAAGATAGCATCTTCAAAGGTTACAGCAATTGATGATGGAACTATTCCTAATGCATGGGGATCTTTAAATATTGATGATGAGGGAAATAAAACACAGAAAAATGTATTAATAGAAAATGGTATTTTAAAGGGATATATGATAGATAAGCTTAATGGAAGACGTATGAATATGGAGCCTACAGGAAGTTCAAGAAGACAAAGTTATAAATATCAACCTACATCAAGAATGACTAATACTTATATTGCATCAGGAACAGATAAACCAGAAGATATAATAAAATCTATTGATAATGGATTATATGCAAAAAAACTTGGTGGTGGTTCTGTAAATCCTGTAACAGGTGAATTTAACTTTTCAGTTCAAGAAGGATATCTTGTTAAAAATGGTGTAATTCAAGAACCAGTAAGAGGTGCAAGTCTTATAGGTAAAGGTAGTGATGTTCTTATGGAAATAGATATGGTTGGAGATAATTTAGAACTAGCTCAAGGTGTTTGTGGATCATCTTCAGGAAGTATTCCAACTAATGTAGGGCAGCCAATGATAAGAGTAAAGAATATAACTGTAGGAGGTAGATAA
- a CDS encoding TldD/PmbA family protein, which yields MDFKLFKEELFKEAKKSGFEECEIYYSDAESLNINIYEGEVEKYKLNTAFGLSFRGMFNGKMGYSYTEILDEEAINTVISNAKSAALAIENDDTQFIYEGDKEYKKLDCYKEELDNVKPDELIKLALEMEEQCKKQCDKVVNFSGCGIGYGKSTYGIVNSKGLNLKNERNHLTAYVIPIIEDNDQKYDGMGYVVAEKISDVNPEKIAKDGLNEALSRVGGRSISSGKYKIIINNEAMVSLLGTFDSIFDAEQAQKGLSLLKGKEGEVIASNVVNLIDDPHLKDGLGTTAFDDEGVATYRKEIISSGKLNTLLYNLKTANKAGVKSTGNGFKGSYASIVGISATNFYIEPGNKSFDELCEEVKDGVIITEFAGLHAGASSVTGDFSLAAKGFMIENGKKTFPVEQITVAGNFFTLLKDIETVGSDLKFPMSSIGSPSVIVKELSVAGK from the coding sequence ATGGATTTTAAATTATTTAAAGAAGAACTTTTTAAGGAAGCAAAAAAATCTGGTTTTGAAGAATGCGAAATTTATTATTCAGATGCTGAAAGTTTAAACATAAATATTTATGAGGGTGAAGTTGAAAAATATAAGCTTAATACTGCATTTGGGCTTTCTTTTAGAGGAATGTTTAATGGTAAAATGGGATATTCTTATACTGAAATATTAGATGAAGAAGCTATTAACACAGTTATTAGCAATGCTAAAAGTGCTGCATTAGCAATAGAAAATGATGATACACAATTTATTTATGAAGGTGATAAAGAATATAAAAAATTAGATTGTTATAAGGAAGAGCTTGATAATGTGAAACCAGATGAACTTATAAAACTTGCACTTGAAATGGAAGAACAATGTAAAAAGCAGTGTGATAAAGTTGTGAATTTTTCTGGATGTGGAATTGGTTATGGAAAATCAACTTATGGAATAGTAAATAGTAAGGGACTAAATTTAAAAAATGAAAGAAATCATCTCACAGCTTATGTTATTCCTATAATTGAGGATAATGATCAGAAATATGATGGAATGGGATATGTTGTAGCAGAAAAAATAAGTGATGTAAATCCAGAAAAGATAGCAAAAGATGGACTTAATGAAGCATTATCAAGAGTTGGTGGTAGAAGTATCAGTTCTGGAAAATATAAAATAATAATTAACAATGAGGCTATGGTTTCTCTTCTTGGAACTTTTGACTCAATATTCGATGCTGAGCAAGCTCAGAAGGGATTATCTCTTTTAAAGGGTAAAGAAGGAGAAGTTATAGCATCTAATGTTGTAAATCTAATTGATGATCCACATTTAAAGGATGGATTAGGAACAACAGCTTTTGATGATGAAGGAGTTGCTACTTATAGAAAGGAAATTATAAGTAGTGGTAAATTAAATACATTGCTCTATAATTTAAAAACAGCGAATAAGGCAGGGGTTAAGTCGACAGGGAATGGATTCAAGGGTTCTTACGCTTCAATTGTAGGAATAAGTGCTACTAATTTTTATATAGAACCAGGAAATAAATCTTTTGATGAACTTTGTGAAGAAGTTAAAGATGGAGTAATAATAACTGAATTTGCTGGATTGCATGCAGGTGCAAGCTCTGTAACAGGAGATTTTTCATTAGCAGCTAAAGGTTTCATGATTGAAAATGGTAAAAAGACATTCCCTGTGGAACAGATAACAGTTGCAGGAAATTTCTTTACACTACTTAAGGATATTGAAACTGTAGGAAGTGATTTGAAATTTCCTATGAGCAGTATTGGATCACCATCAGTAATTGTAAAAGAATTATCTGTTGCAGGAAAGTAA
- a CDS encoding NAD(P)/FAD-dependent oxidoreductase, giving the protein MPSYDLIIIGAGIAGMTAALGAARQGIGKILVIEKESSVGGIINQCIHNGFGKKLIGEYVTGPEYIQYIKDEIQKENIEIILNSNVLDINRDRVVTYVSPSEGVKEVNAKAIIFAMGAREKYSGNIMISTNTLTGIFTVGEAQRIVNLDGYIPGKNAIITAKDRWGFLLARRLLIEGGSVSAVVLEDSFKNVESKEINDIIDGFGISIIEKSRIIGIEGNTRINSVKLLNLEDGSTINKECDCLLLSVGFIPETVRIKKLNIEIDERTLGPKVNDYMTSTDGFFACGNIVYGEDVLKISEIDGIECGEKAAAYIKKYFS; this is encoded by the coding sequence ATGCCAAGTTATGATTTGATTATAATAGGAGCAGGAATTGCAGGAATGACAGCTGCATTAGGTGCTGCTAGACAAGGAATAGGTAAAATTTTAGTAATTGAAAAAGAATCGTCAGTTGGAGGAATAATAAATCAATGTATTCACAATGGATTTGGTAAGAAGTTAATAGGCGAATATGTTACTGGTCCAGAGTATATTCAATACATAAAAGATGAAATTCAGAAAGAAAATATAGAAATTATTCTTAATTCTAATGTTTTAGATATTAATAGAGATAGAGTAGTAACATACGTTAGTCCAAGTGAAGGAGTAAAAGAAGTAAATGCGAAAGCAATTATTTTTGCAATGGGTGCAAGAGAAAAGTATTCAGGAAATATAATGATTTCTACTAATACTTTAACAGGAATATTTACTGTAGGAGAGGCGCAGAGAATAGTTAATCTTGATGGATATATTCCAGGGAAAAATGCGATAATAACAGCAAAAGATAGATGGGGATTTCTTTTGGCAAGAAGATTACTTATCGAAGGTGGATCAGTGTCAGCAGTTGTTCTTGAAGATAGTTTTAAAAATGTTGAAAGTAAAGAAATAAATGATATTATAGATGGGTTTGGAATATCAATAATAGAGAAATCTAGAATAATTGGCATAGAAGGAAATACAAGAATAAATTCAGTAAAATTATTAAATTTAGAAGATGGAAGCACAATAAATAAAGAATGTGATTGCTTATTACTTTCAGTTGGTTTTATACCAGAAACCGTAAGAATAAAAAAATTAAATATAGAGATTGATGAAAGAACTTTAGGTCCTAAAGTTAATGATTATATGACTTCTACAGATGGTTTTTTTGCATGTGGGAATATAGTATATGGAGAAGATGTACTTAAGATATCTGAAATTGATGGTATTGAATGTGGGGAAAAAGCAGCAGCATATATAAAAAAATATTTTTCATAA
- a CDS encoding GDSL-type esterase/lipase family protein, with the protein MNNHIDIIFFGDSLTFGYGVSKEKSWVYLIANKLNLSYINNGKNGDTTPSMLSRFYSDALKYNPHTIFIMGGTNDLLCGRSISSIIENIEIMIQDSYNINAKVIIGIPPKIIGSMANELFIPSSFYSYAEKSLTQLRDSLILLSHKYKTDIIDFYSLELTQDLYIDGLHLSSEGNNIMYKEAVKILN; encoded by the coding sequence ATGAATAATCATATTGACATTATCTTTTTTGGAGATAGCCTTACATTTGGATATGGCGTTTCAAAAGAAAAATCATGGGTATACCTCATAGCCAATAAGCTTAATTTAAGTTATATTAATAATGGGAAAAATGGTGATACTACACCTTCTATGCTTTCAAGATTTTATTCAGATGCATTAAAATATAATCCACATACAATATTTATTATGGGCGGAACTAATGATCTTCTATGTGGAAGAAGCATCTCATCTATTATTGAAAATATAGAAATAATGATTCAAGATTCTTATAATATAAATGCTAAAGTTATTATAGGAATTCCTCCTAAAATAATAGGATCAATGGCAAATGAGTTATTTATTCCATCTTCTTTTTATAGCTATGCTGAAAAAAGCCTTACTCAATTAAGAGATTCTTTAATATTACTTTCTCATAAATATAAAACTGACATAATCGATTTCTACAGTCTTGAATTAACCCAAGATTTGTATATTGATGGATTACATTTATCTTCTGAAGGAAATAATATTATGTATAAAGAAGCAGTAAAAATACTTAACTAG
- a CDS encoding RusA family crossover junction endodeoxyribonuclease, with protein MTDYAKVVVKGSPITKSNFKLHNINGRAILPDNSGKYHDRYALYEQEIALLARSQNPDIVFSESLIAILKVYYKSDKRHPDTINITKSIFDGIEKSGLIVNDAQITKIFTEEYYDKDNPRFELELFAESQYNFNYNITKKDIPCNPKLYSPIKKSIIKNKDTSLNSSKKQASNDNDKLCSICNKITDPNNCIKADGGKTIICKKCFGKLF; from the coding sequence ATGACAGATTACGCTAAAGTAGTGGTAAAAGGATCACCTATTACTAAATCAAATTTTAAATTACATAATATTAATGGACGTGCAATACTTCCTGATAATTCTGGTAAGTATCATGATAGATATGCTTTATACGAACAAGAAATAGCTCTTCTTGCAAGAAGTCAAAATCCTGATATTGTTTTTTCTGAAAGCCTCATTGCTATCTTAAAAGTATATTATAAAAGTGACAAAAGACACCCTGATACTATTAATATTACTAAAAGTATCTTTGATGGTATAGAAAAAAGTGGCTTAATTGTGAATGATGCGCAGATAACTAAAATCTTCACTGAAGAATATTATGATAAAGATAATCCTCGCTTTGAATTAGAACTATTTGCTGAAAGTCAATATAACTTTAATTATAATATTACTAAAAAAGATATACCTTGTAATCCAAAATTATATTCCCCTATAAAAAAGAGTATTATTAAGAATAAGGATACTTCTTTAAATTCATCAAAAAAACAAGCATCCAATGATAATGATAAGCTCTGTAGTATATGCAATAAAATTACAGATCCAAACAATTGTATAAAAGCTGACGGTGGAAAAACAATAATATGTAAAAAGTGTTTTGGAAAATTGTTTTAA
- the tsaD gene encoding tRNA (adenosine(37)-N6)-threonylcarbamoyltransferase complex transferase subunit TsaD, producing MDKKIILSIESSCDETSAAVVVNGREVLSNVIASQIDTHKKYGGVVPEVASRMHIEVVDSVVKAALDEAGLKLDDIDAIGVTYGPGLVGALLVGLQYAKGLALGSNKPLIPVNHIQGHICANFIQHKDLKPPFVSLVVSGGHTFIVHVKSYREFEVIGQTRDDAAGEAYDKVARALGLGYPGGPKIDKLAKEGNENAIEFPRAKFHDDTLDFSFSGVKSAVLNYLNKAKMKDEEINKADIAASFQKAIVDVLKNNVFLTCERRKLKKIAVAGGVASNSCLRETLIKEGAKRGIEILFPEPILCTDNAAMIGSAAYFKFMDGSESDLNINAKPNLKLAEG from the coding sequence ATGGATAAGAAGATAATTTTATCAATAGAATCAAGCTGTGATGAGACATCAGCAGCAGTTGTAGTTAACGGAAGAGAAGTTTTATCTAATGTAATTGCATCTCAAATAGATACACATAAAAAGTATGGAGGTGTAGTTCCTGAAGTAGCATCGAGAATGCATATAGAAGTAGTTGATAGTGTTGTTAAAGCTGCACTTGATGAAGCAGGACTTAAATTAGATGATATTGATGCAATAGGAGTAACGTACGGTCCAGGCTTAGTAGGAGCATTACTTGTTGGACTTCAATATGCAAAAGGATTAGCATTAGGTTCAAATAAACCATTAATACCAGTAAATCATATACAAGGTCATATTTGTGCTAATTTTATTCAACATAAGGATTTAAAGCCACCGTTTGTTTCATTAGTTGTATCTGGAGGACATACATTCATAGTGCATGTAAAATCATATAGAGAATTTGAAGTTATAGGACAGACAAGAGATGATGCAGCTGGAGAAGCTTATGATAAAGTAGCCAGAGCACTAGGCCTTGGATATCCTGGAGGTCCTAAAATTGATAAGTTAGCTAAAGAAGGAAATGAAAATGCTATAGAGTTTCCAAGAGCTAAATTCCATGATGATACATTAGATTTTTCTTTTAGTGGAGTGAAATCAGCAGTTTTAAACTATTTAAACAAAGCAAAGATGAAGGATGAAGAAATAAATAAAGCAGATATTGCAGCTTCGTTCCAGAAAGCTATTGTTGATGTTTTAAAAAATAATGTGTTTTTAACATGTGAAAGAAGAAAACTAAAGAAAATTGCTGTGGCAGGAGGAGTTGCTTCGAACTCATGTTTAAGAGAAACTCTAATAAAAGAAGGAGCTAAAAGAGGTATAGAAATATTATTCCCAGAACCAATATTATGTACAGATAATGCGGCAATGATTGGGAGTGCTGCTTACTTTAAGTTCATGGATGGTTCAGAATCTGATTTAAATATTAATGCAAAGCCTAATCTAAAATTAGCGGAGGGGTAA
- a CDS encoding alpha/beta hydrolase, with translation MKLLSHSNGLYKLDKEKVSKIKILKRCAIFLVGLLAIGFLIQSIGNLIDNSKLKSRFKYVRLDGKKIEYKLKGSGEYTIIFDGSIGTNLYEWDKVSKILEEEDKVSTFVYNRRGYGFNDGGARLSPEEQAKQLKLLLRKAGAAEPYILVGEEYGSLISTNFANLYPESVAGVVLVNPINESDLSQKETNKQILIPYLRSQIEYAGSNVSLTSLLDKMNLTLNNSTFINSLSGSELEEFNSFKNRKNYTEAVKNEIENLYKNTSNSQSDGLLSKKPLYIISNNESEPLMKLGNSEISTLYVETVEEEPFAVVDPDSVVNGINTVIKQAKKLAKSS, from the coding sequence ATGAAATTATTATCTCATTCTAATGGATTGTATAAACTAGATAAAGAAAAAGTAAGTAAGATAAAAATATTAAAAAGATGCGCTATTTTTTTAGTAGGATTGTTAGCTATAGGTTTTTTAATACAGAGTATAGGTAATTTAATTGATAATTCGAAACTAAAATCACGTTTCAAATATGTAAGACTTGATGGTAAAAAAATTGAGTATAAACTTAAAGGAAGCGGAGAATATACAATAATTTTTGATGGATCAATAGGAACTAATTTATATGAGTGGGATAAAGTAAGCAAGATTTTAGAAGAGGAAGATAAGGTTTCAACTTTTGTTTATAACAGAAGAGGATATGGATTTAATGATGGTGGAGCACGATTAAGTCCAGAAGAACAGGCAAAACAATTAAAGTTATTGTTAAGAAAAGCTGGTGCAGCAGAGCCATATATTTTAGTTGGTGAGGAATATGGAAGTTTAATTTCTACTAATTTTGCTAATCTATATCCAGAATCAGTAGCAGGGGTTGTACTTGTTAATCCAATTAATGAAAGTGATTTATCTCAAAAAGAAACAAATAAACAGATTTTAATTCCATATTTAAGAAGTCAAATAGAATATGCTGGTTCAAATGTTTCCTTAACATCATTACTAGATAAGATGAATCTTACATTAAATAATTCAACTTTTATAAATAGTTTAAGTGGAAGTGAATTAGAGGAATTCAATAGTTTTAAAAATAGAAAAAATTATACGGAAGCAGTAAAAAATGAAATAGAAAATTTATATAAAAACACATCAAATAGTCAAAGTGATGGATTGCTTTCAAAAAAACCTCTTTATATTATAAGTAATAATGAGAGTGAACCATTAATGAAGCTAGGAAATTCTGAAATATCAACATTATACGTAGAGACTGTTGAAGAAGAACCATTTGCAGTTGTAGATCCTGATAGTGTAGTAAATGGAATTAATACTGTAATTAAACAGGCAAAAAAATTGGCAAAAAGTTCTTAA
- a CDS encoding S1C family serine protease produces MINDENNNYIDVESSPVNDNGSNVFDNQFKYEDGNISKKKRRRGILGRVAGCLLLTVTGGLFGGGITYSLIKNNVNGGNGLSINKQVNYVPQSFTESDSQAMTAADAFNKVSPAVVIISTVGTASNGFTASQYEGMGSGFIINEEGYILTNYHVIEGAKDITVTLSDGNEVPGTVVNYDQEKDLAMIKLKEGTKVPAVAELGDSDELYPGAEVIAIGTPLSKNLAYTLTKGIISGNDRTIQTQSGTSVHLLQTDAAINSGNSGGPLVNTKGQVIGINSMKLGSQSTGSATVEGIGFAIPINEVKSKIDTLSKQILNLGIKIREIDSTTAQKYDLEQGLYVASVDEYSPAEKGGLKIGDIIVDCDGKPVKTFDELKEIKQSKDVGDTMTMKVIRDKKTIDLSIVLEESK; encoded by the coding sequence ATGATTAATGATGAAAATAATAACTATATTGATGTAGAATCATCACCAGTTAATGATAATGGTTCAAATGTATTTGATAATCAATTTAAATATGAAGACGGAAATATTTCAAAGAAAAAAAGAAGAAGAGGAATCTTAGGAAGAGTTGCAGGATGTCTTTTACTTACAGTTACAGGAGGATTATTTGGAGGAGGAATTACATATTCTCTTATTAAAAATAATGTCAATGGTGGAAATGGACTGTCAATAAATAAACAAGTAAATTATGTACCTCAATCTTTTACTGAAAGTGATTCACAAGCGATGACAGCTGCTGATGCATTCAATAAAGTATCCCCAGCAGTTGTAATTATTTCAACTGTAGGTACTGCATCAAATGGTTTTACAGCAAGTCAATATGAAGGTATGGGTTCAGGATTTATTATAAATGAAGAAGGATATATATTAACCAACTATCATGTAATAGAAGGCGCAAAGGATATTACAGTTACATTAAGTGATGGAAATGAAGTTCCAGGAACAGTTGTTAACTATGACCAAGAAAAAGACTTAGCCATGATTAAATTAAAAGAAGGTACAAAAGTTCCTGCTGTTGCAGAGCTTGGTGATTCTGATGAATTATATCCAGGAGCTGAAGTAATAGCAATAGGAACACCACTTTCTAAGAATTTAGCATATACTCTTACAAAAGGTATAATAAGTGGAAATGATAGAACTATACAAACTCAAAGTGGAACAAGTGTACATTTACTTCAAACAGATGCTGCTATAAATTCTGGTAATAGTGGCGGACCATTAGTAAATACTAAAGGTCAAGTAATAGGAATTAATTCTATGAAACTTGGTTCACAATCAACTGGTTCGGCTACAGTTGAAGGAATCGGTTTTGCAATTCCTATAAATGAAGTTAAGAGTAAAATAGATACTTTATCAAAACAAATTCTAAACTTAGGAATAAAAATAAGAGAAATTGATAGTACTACTGCTCAAAAATATGATTTAGAACAAGGTTTATATGTTGCTTCAGTTGATGAATATTCACCAGCTGAAAAAGGCGGACTTAAAATTGGTGATATAATTGTAGATTGTGATGGAAAACCAGTAAAGACATTTGATGAGCTTAAGGAAATTAAGCAAAGTAAAGATGTTGGTGATACAATGACTATGAAAGTCATAAGAGATAAAAAGACTATTGATTTAAGTATTGTTTTAGAAGAATCAAAATAA